One Cotesia glomerata isolate CgM1 linkage group LG8, MPM_Cglom_v2.3, whole genome shotgun sequence genomic window carries:
- the LOC123270971 gene encoding uncharacterized protein LOC123270971: MSSGILRQGQRMAVKLHVKNYGGYSYYSYRSRNETSYLRCYDRNGGGCPAIGKIVNGEPLLTINHNHDRNPLLCGQNDFQKALYKATINRPFQSMRLIYDHLSQLHSVAATSLTWVKMQPAMQRWRSKVRPQHPANSRDLMEYAEQLQLPQWQHLIRYNNGELNVHTIPVTDGSFVTVISDVNFLGLLNPTTFFMDATFKITPRKPKVYQVFSIMGLVDDTALPICWMLMTAKSSSAYSAGLTYFKDVLAPHIQPQTFITDFEISLRNSILFTFPQAKHVGCLFHYCQALMRKFKKFNLLQLCKEWIPGQIIIRKFMALALLPHQDIPAGFDWLVTNLPADIRRIFDPFIAYYRRQWLIRETPARYSVYNEKHRSNNYSEASNRRNKLRFGIHPSIWTFTEKLRDLQAVTHLELLSLFRGEPVIREPRSQTLKRDEDINNAWILYEQNILNIQSFLAYASFFLKPAYQEEEQNLNNMDIVTDEEEDVLEVGGVILQPPEYYYAMEVFHEIDVVFE, translated from the exons atgtcTTCAGGTATACTGAGACAAGGACAACGAATGGCAGTAAAACTGCATGTCAAAAATTATGGTGGTTATTCGTATTACAGTTACAGATCAAGAAACGAAACaag TTACCTCAGATGTTACGATCGTAACGGTGGAGGTTGCCCTGCAATTGGAAAAATCGTTAATGGTGAACCTCTTTTAACAATTAACCACAACCATGACAGAAATCCGTTGTTATGTGGACagaatgattttcaaaaagcATTGTACAAGGCGACGATCAATCGACCTTTTCAGTCAATGCGTTTAATTTATGATCATCTAAGTCaatt GCACTCGGTAGCAGCTACAAGTTTAACATGGGTTAAGATGCAACCTGCAATGCAACGATGGCGTTCAAAAGTTCGTCCACAACATCCTGCAAATTCTAGAGATCTCATGGAATATGCAGAACAACTTCAACTACCTCAATGGCAACATTTAATTCGTTATAACAATGGTGAATTGAATGTACACACTATTCCAGTTACTGATGGATCATTTGTTACTGTTATTAGTGACGTTAACTTTTTGGGATTATTAAATCCTACAACTTTTTTTATGGATGCAACCTTTAAAATAACACCAAGAAAACCTAAAGTTTATCAGGTTTTCTCGATAATGGGATTAGTAGATGATACG GCTTTACCAATATGCTGGATGCTTATGACAGCTAAGTCATCATCAGCTTACTCTGCTGGCTTAACTTATTTTAAAGACGTTTTGGCCCCTCACATTCAACCACAAACATTTATTACTGATTTTGAAATCTCTTTGCGGAATTCAATTCTATTTACATTTCCACAAGCAAAGCATGTTGGCTGTTTATTTCACTACTGCCAG gcACTCATGaggaaattcaaaaaattcaatctatTACAGTTGTGTAAAGAATGGATTCCAGGGCAAATTATAATACGTAAATTTATGGCTCTAGCCTTATTGCCACATCAAGATATTCCTGCAGGCTTCGATTGGCTCGTCACGAATTTACCTGCTGATATTAGAAGAATATTTGATCCTTTTATAGCGTATTATAGACGTCAGTGGTTAATTAGAGAAACTCCAGCTAGATACAGTGTGTATAATGAAAAACATcgatcaaataattattccgAGGCGAGCAATCGGCGAAATAAACTTCGGTTTGGAATTCACCCATCTATATGGACATTTACAg AAAAATTGCGAGATTTACAAGCAGTAACACATTTAGAACTTCTATCATTGTTCCGTGGTGAACCAGTCATCCGCGAGCCTCGTAGCCAAACATTAAAAAGAGATGAGGATATTAACAATGCTTGGATATTATAcgaacaaaatattttaaatattcaatctTTCCTAGCTTATGCTAGTTTTTTTCTGAAGCCCGCGTATCAAGAAGAAGAGCAGAACCTTAATAATATGGATATCGTGACTGATGAAGAGGAGGATGTATTAGAAGTAGGAG GCGTGATTCTACAGCCACCAGAATACTATTATGCAATGGAAGTTTTTCATGAAATTGATGTAGTGTTTGAATAG